From the genome of Deltaproteobacteria bacterium:
GTTCTGAACCATTTCGATGGCCCTTTGCGATGCCGCGGAGTCGGCCGAAGCGATGGTCACGCTGCCGTCGTCTTCGACGTCCATCTTGACGCCGGTCGCTTCGATGATGCCGCGGATCACTTTGCCGCCGGGGCCGATGATTTCGCGAATCTTCTCCGGCTTGACATGAATCGTTATGATGCGCGGCGCATGACCGGAAACATTGCTGCGCCCTGCGGTCAACGTCTGGTTCATGATGCCGAGAATATGCATGCGGCCTTCTTTGGCCTGATGCAGCGCTTGCTCCATGACCTGGCGCGTGACGCCGCTGATTTTGATATCCATCTGCAGCGACGTGACGCCCGCCGCGGTACCGGCGACTTTGAAATCCATGTCGCCCAAATGATCCTCGTCGCCGAGAATATCCGAAAGCACGCGCACCGCCTCGCCTTCCTTGATCAAACCCATGGCGATACCGGCGACCGGCGCGGACACCGGCACGCCGGCATCCATCATCGCCAACGAACCGCCGCACACACTCGCCATCGAGGTCGAACCGTTGGATTCTAAAATTTCCGAAACCAAGCGAATGGTGTAAGGAAAGCCTCCATCCGTCGGCAGAACCGGAATCAACGCGCGCTCGGCCAAATTGCCATGGCCGATTTCACGCCGGCCGGGGCCGCGCAGAAACTTTACTTCACCAACGCTGAACGGCGGGAAGTTATAATGAAGCATGAATTTTTTGAAATGCTCGCCGACCAAAGCATCGACGCGCTGTTCGTCGGAAGCGGTGCCGAGGGTGGCAACGACCAACGCTTGAGTCTCGCCGCGGGTAAACAGCGCCGAGCCGTGGGTGCGCGGCAATACTTCAACTTCGCAGCTGATCGGCCGGATGTCTTTCAAGCCGCGGCCGTCGATGCGCCGCTCTTGATGAATCACCAAACCGCGAAAAACCTTCTTCTTAAGCTCCTCGAAGGCGCCTTTGATATCCTTCTGCTTGTCGGGAAATTCCGACAGCGCCTGGGGCACCACTTCGCTTTTCAATTCGGCGATGCGTTTGTAGCGTTCGAGTTTTTCCGGCACATCGAGGGCCTGTTTGAGTTTGGCCGAGGCCAGCTCTTCGACGCGGCGGACGATGTCGTGATTGAGTTCGGCCAACGGCACATGGCGCTTGGGCTTGCCCAGCGCCTGGCGCAACTCTTCTTGGGCTCTTAGCAACGGCTGGATCGCATCGTGGCCGGCGAACAAGGCTTCGAGAATTTCCGCTTCGGGAACGATCTGGGCGCCGCCTTCGACCATGACGATGGCGTCTTTGCTGCCGGAAAGGAAAATATCGACATCGCTATCGCCCAACTGGCTCTGGGTCGGATTCATCACCCACTTGCCATCGATGCGGCCGATGCGCACGCCGGCCAACGGGCCATTGAATGGAATATCGGAGATATGGAGAGCGACCGATGTGCCAAGCATGGCGACCACATCGGGGTCGTTCTCTTTGTCGGCGGACAGCACCGTGGCGATCACTTGAGTCTCGCAGCGCAGCCCGTCGGCAAACAACGGCCGAATCGATCTATCGATCAGCCGGCAGGTAAGAATTTCTTTTTCCGAAGGGCGCCCTTCACGCTTGAAGAACCCACCGGGTATCTTACCGGCAGCGAAGGATTTTTCCTGGTAGTCGACAGTGAGCGGAAAGAAATCCGCCTCCATCTTCAAATCTTTGGCGGCCACTGCGGTTACCAAAACCACCGTCTCGCCATAGGTTACCAGCGCGGCGCCATCGGCCTGTTTCGCCAACCGTCCAACTTCGATGGACAAGGGTCGACCGTGAAAATCTATTTCGACTTTCTTCATCATAATAATCCTCTGCAGGATTGACGGAGCTGTGGAAACCGCTGGCCGGCTGGGATGGGCTATTTACGTATTCCGAGTCGTTGGATCAGATTTTGGTAGCGCTCGACACTGATAACGCGC
Proteins encoded in this window:
- the pnp gene encoding polyribonucleotide nucleotidyltransferase; its protein translation is MMMKKVEIDFHGRPLSIEVGRLAKQADGAALVTYGETVVLVTAVAAKDLKMEADFFPLTVDYQEKSFAAGKIPGGFFKREGRPSEKEILTCRLIDRSIRPLFADGLRCETQVIATVLSADKENDPDVVAMLGTSVALHISDIPFNGPLAGVRIGRIDGKWVMNPTQSQLGDSDVDIFLSGSKDAIVMVEGGAQIVPEAEILEALFAGHDAIQPLLRAQEELRQALGKPKRHVPLAELNHDIVRRVEELASAKLKQALDVPEKLERYKRIAELKSEVVPQALSEFPDKQKDIKGAFEELKKKVFRGLVIHQERRIDGRGLKDIRPISCEVEVLPRTHGSALFTRGETQALVVATLGTASDEQRVDALVGEHFKKFMLHYNFPPFSVGEVKFLRGPGRREIGHGNLAERALIPVLPTDGGFPYTIRLVSEILESNGSTSMASVCGGSLAMMDAGVPVSAPVAGIAMGLIKEGEAVRVLSDILGDEDHLGDMDFKVAGTAAGVTSLQMDIKISGVTRQVMEQALHQAKEGRMHILGIMNQTLTAGRSNVSGHAPRIITIHVKPEKIREIIGPGGKVIRGIIEATGVKMDVEDDGSVTIASADSAASQRAIEMVQNIIAEPEIGRIYKGTVRKIMEFGAFVEIMPGTDGLVHISQLAAGRVNKVTDILKEGDEVMVKVLEIDKQGKIRLSRKEALQDSQDGAPQA